In one Candidatus Equadaptatus faecalis genomic region, the following are encoded:
- a CDS encoding ATP-binding protein yields the protein MILRPRYLEQLKDYMWDGQIKVITGIRRCGKSVLLFELFYNYLLDTGVQPKNIIRLELDKRRDAKYRNPVQLAGYIETILNGSTEKYYLFIDEIQFCYEVPDADNPGHSITVYDMLNELKGWSNLDVYVTGSNSKMLSHDIATEFRGRASQIQVWPLSFSEYHNYIGGDRRDNFDTYMVYGGMPYLFNLKNERQRADYLKRLFAEVYIKDIVERKHIRHRDLLEDILNLLSSSVGSLTNPANITNTLRSIRKTAVNASTASDYLRYIQEAFLITEAKRYDIKGKRYMDTPCKYYYTDLGLRNARLNFRQIDPGHIMENIIFNELLARGYSVDVGIVTDRRHGQNAQKEIDFIVNRGDKRVYIQSAYELNSSEKENTELDSLKLTKDFFGKIIIQRDLPRAYTDENGILHCSVTEFLLNEDICNL from the coding sequence ATGATACTTAGACCCCGCTATTTAGAGCAGTTAAAGGACTATATGTGGGATGGACAAATTAAGGTTATTACCGGTATTCGCCGTTGCGGAAAATCTGTGCTTTTGTTTGAACTTTTTTACAATTATCTGCTTGATACCGGTGTACAACCGAAAAACATTATCCGGCTTGAGCTTGACAAGCGCAGGGATGCAAAATACAGAAATCCTGTACAGCTGGCAGGGTATATAGAAACTATACTGAACGGCAGTACGGAGAAGTATTATCTCTTCATTGATGAAATTCAGTTCTGCTATGAAGTGCCTGACGCAGACAATCCTGGGCACAGTATAACCGTCTATGACATGCTGAATGAGTTGAAAGGCTGGTCAAATCTCGACGTGTACGTAACAGGAAGCAATTCCAAAATGCTATCGCATGATATTGCGACAGAATTTCGCGGCAGGGCATCGCAAATACAAGTATGGCCGCTTTCGTTTTCGGAATATCACAACTATATCGGCGGAGACAGACGCGACAATTTTGACACGTATATGGTCTACGGAGGAATGCCGTACCTGTTTAACCTGAAAAATGAACGGCAGCGCGCAGATTATTTGAAAAGACTTTTCGCGGAAGTCTACATAAAAGATATTGTAGAGAGAAAACATATCCGGCACAGAGATTTGCTTGAAGATATTCTTAATTTGCTGAGTTCTTCAGTCGGTTCTCTCACCAATCCGGCAAATATTACAAACACCCTGAGAAGCATCCGCAAAACAGCGGTCAACGCTTCTACAGCAAGCGATTATCTGCGGTATATTCAGGAAGCTTTCCTTATTACGGAAGCCAAACGTTACGACATAAAAGGCAAGCGATATATGGATACTCCATGCAAATATTATTACACTGACCTCGGGCTCAGAAATGCTCGGCTGAATTTCAGACAAATTGATCCCGGGCATATCATGGAAAACATAATATTCAACGAGTTACTTGCACGCGGATATTCTGTAGATGTCGGAATAGTGACAGACAGAAGACACGGGCAAAACGCGCAGAAAGAAATAGATTTTATCGTCAACCGCGGCGACAAACGGGTATATATTCAATCTGCGTATGAGCTCAACTCGTCTGAAAAAGAAAACACAGAACTTGACTCACTCAAACTTACAAAAGATTTCTTCGGAAAAATTATCATACAGCGCGATTTGCCGCGTGCTTACACGGATGAGAACGGAATTCTGCACTGCAGCGTAACAGAATTTCTGTTGAACGAAGATATATGTAATCTATAA